The Listeria sp. PSOL-1 genome includes a region encoding these proteins:
- a CDS encoding Nramp family divalent metal transporter — protein MVSEESTCKKKKEKKAWISKSHNVSLEEVNNSVSVPKNAGFLKKLLAFMGPGSLVAVGYVDPGNWATSIAGGARFGYALLSVILISNLIAMLLQTLSAKLGIATGKDLAQATRAAVGKKVALFLWVLTELAIIATDIAEVIGSAIALNLLFGIPLLAGVAITTLDVLLLLLLQKKGFRIIESIVIVLMITIFAIFIFEVAVSHPSVSAILEGYLPHTEIATNPQMLFIALGILGATVMPHNLYLHSSLVQTRKYERTKAGKKEAVKFAKIDSTFSLTVAFAINSLILILGSSAFFGKGLDVSEIEGAYRLLGPTLGTGLASTLFAVALLASGQNSTITGTLSGQIVMEGFIHLRMKPWLRRMITRLLAVIPVFIVTLIAGEKGTGSLLLWSQVILSLQLPFAVVPLVLFTSDKKKMGEFANTFSVKMLAWLATLVIVALNIFLLCYIILTGQDLG, from the coding sequence GTGGTATCAGAAGAATCAACCTGTAAAAAAAAGAAAGAAAAAAAAGCATGGATTTCCAAATCTCACAACGTTAGTTTAGAAGAAGTAAACAATTCCGTTTCAGTGCCCAAAAATGCGGGCTTCTTAAAAAAATTACTTGCTTTTATGGGACCAGGATCCCTTGTTGCAGTTGGTTACGTTGATCCGGGGAACTGGGCAACATCTATCGCTGGTGGGGCAAGATTTGGATATGCACTGCTTAGTGTCATTTTAATTTCCAATTTAATTGCGATGTTACTCCAAACATTGTCAGCTAAACTTGGAATTGCAACTGGAAAGGATTTAGCCCAAGCTACGCGAGCTGCAGTTGGGAAGAAAGTAGCGCTCTTTTTATGGGTTTTAACAGAACTGGCCATTATTGCAACAGATATTGCTGAAGTTATCGGCTCGGCAATTGCGCTTAATTTGCTGTTTGGTATTCCACTTCTAGCTGGCGTAGCAATTACGACGCTCGATGTGTTACTACTCCTTTTATTGCAAAAAAAAGGCTTCCGTATTATCGAGTCGATCGTCATTGTTCTAATGATAACGATTTTTGCCATTTTTATTTTTGAAGTTGCAGTTAGCCATCCTTCCGTTAGCGCTATTTTAGAAGGTTATTTGCCTCATACTGAAATTGCTACTAATCCGCAAATGCTGTTTATTGCACTCGGGATCTTAGGGGCAACAGTAATGCCTCATAACCTATACCTTCACTCTTCACTTGTTCAAACAAGAAAGTATGAACGAACAAAAGCAGGTAAAAAAGAGGCTGTGAAATTTGCTAAAATTGATTCAACGTTTTCATTAACGGTTGCTTTTGCGATTAATTCATTAATCTTAATTCTTGGGTCATCCGCATTTTTTGGAAAAGGATTAGATGTTTCTGAAATCGAAGGAGCTTATCGTTTGCTTGGTCCAACGCTTGGAACGGGGCTTGCTAGTACACTTTTTGCGGTAGCATTACTAGCTTCAGGACAAAATTCAACAATTACAGGAACTTTGAGTGGACAAATTGTCATGGAAGGCTTTATCCATTTACGAATGAAACCTTGGCTTAGAAGAATGATTACGCGTCTGCTTGCAGTTATCCCCGTCTTTATTGTGACATTGATCGCCGGAGAAAAAGGGACAGGCTCTTTACTTTTATGGAGCCAAGTGATCTTAAGCTTGCAATTACCATTTGCTGTTGTTCCACTCGTATTATTTACGAGTGATAAGAAGAAAATGGGTGAATTTGCTAATACCTTCTCAGTAAAAATGTTAGCATGGTTAGCAACACTTGTGATTGTTGCTTTAAATATTTTCTTGCTTTGTTACATTATTTTAACTGGACAAGATCTAGGTTAA
- a CDS encoding MBL fold metallo-hydrolase has protein sequence MLTVKQVITGSLEENCYIIHNGKSALIVDPGADKEKIEHAITQENVKPLAILLTHCHLDHIGAVTEIRSTYEIPVYVSTKEQEWLGNPLHNGSADMDMYGISPIIVEPAEYEFDLKMYDFDGMKFRVVETPGHSIGSVSFIFDDFAIVGDALFKGSIGRTDLYTGDKETLLHSITTELFTLPDELIVYPGHREASTIGHEKTTNPFFV, from the coding sequence ATGTTGACTGTAAAACAAGTAATAACAGGAAGTCTAGAAGAAAATTGCTATATTATTCATAATGGAAAATCAGCACTTATTGTTGATCCAGGTGCAGATAAAGAAAAAATCGAGCACGCAATAACACAAGAAAATGTAAAGCCGCTTGCAATTTTACTAACGCATTGCCATTTAGATCATATTGGTGCAGTAACTGAAATTCGTTCAACCTATGAAATTCCAGTTTATGTTAGTACCAAAGAACAAGAATGGTTGGGAAATCCGCTTCATAACGGGTCAGCTGACATGGACATGTATGGGATTTCGCCAATTATTGTTGAGCCTGCCGAATATGAATTCGATTTAAAAATGTATGATTTTGATGGAATGAAGTTTCGCGTAGTGGAGACACCGGGGCATTCAATCGGTAGTGTTAGTTTTATTTTTGATGATTTTGCGATCGTTGGAGACGCTCTTTTTAAAGGAAGTATCGGGCGGACAGACTTGTATACAGGAGATAAGGAGACATTGCTTCATAGTATTACGACAGAACTTTTTACTTTACCAGATGAGTTGATTGTTTATCCAGGACATCGCGAAGCAAGTACAATTGGCCATGAGAAAACAACGAATCCATTTTTTGTTTAA
- a CDS encoding VOC family protein, with the protein MSNTMLHTCIRVRDLEKSLTFYQEALGLREVRRKDVPENKFTLVYLAFEENGFELELTYNYDQMKAYDIGNGYGHLAIGVDDLNAAHEKHVANDYTVTKIFSLPGSKTIYYFITDPDGYKTEIIQNNTLS; encoded by the coding sequence ATGAGTAACACGATGCTACATACTTGCATTCGCGTGCGAGATTTAGAAAAATCATTAACTTTTTATCAAGAAGCTTTAGGATTAAGAGAAGTCCGTCGCAAAGATGTCCCAGAAAATAAGTTCACACTGGTTTATCTTGCTTTTGAAGAAAATGGTTTTGAATTAGAGTTAACCTATAATTATGATCAAATGAAAGCTTACGATATCGGTAATGGCTATGGTCACTTGGCAATTGGCGTCGATGATTTAAACGCAGCTCATGAAAAGCATGTAGCAAACGACTATACAGTAACAAAAATTTTCAGCTTACCAGGTTCGAAAACAATTTACTATTTTATTACCGATCCTGATGGCTATAAAACGGAAATCATTCAAAATAATACATTAAGCTAG
- a CDS encoding nucleoid-associated protein, translating to MVDFSYAKIDRLVVHFVGNKAQEEGYEAAGNVLEEIHSELNVHLGAIFFAPFIEDKYYHFIHETELKFNEVYTYCQNIFNDPSYFLEDTVNILKHLYSESTHPNIKNGDLWVFHVENVVTDGEMADAIGIFKVENKEVFLKNNFKNEEFEIGYDKGINGMDLDKGCFIFNCDNESGNKVLVLDRLNKNDSVYWKNRFLNIEQTTSSRFYTEGFVEICTDYIKQKEDSLHEKSNFVKATSEYLAAEESLDIQSFAESTLLQPAKQAEFKTIVENFERENNIRFPETFELDEERAEKLAKKMRKTVKLGKNMALVIKDLEHLEESDIVQGYDQEKGKNYMIVYYD from the coding sequence ATGGTGGATTTTTCTTATGCTAAAATAGATCGCTTAGTTGTTCATTTTGTTGGAAATAAAGCACAAGAAGAGGGTTATGAAGCAGCGGGAAATGTATTAGAAGAGATTCATTCTGAGTTGAATGTTCATTTAGGTGCGATCTTTTTTGCACCCTTTATAGAAGATAAATATTATCATTTTATACACGAGACCGAATTGAAGTTTAATGAAGTTTATACATACTGCCAAAATATATTTAACGACCCAAGTTATTTTCTTGAGGATACAGTGAATATCTTGAAACACTTATACAGCGAGTCTACACATCCAAATATTAAAAATGGTGATCTGTGGGTTTTTCATGTTGAAAATGTTGTTACCGACGGGGAAATGGCAGATGCAATCGGTATCTTTAAAGTCGAGAATAAAGAGGTATTCTTGAAAAATAATTTTAAAAATGAAGAATTTGAAATTGGCTATGACAAAGGCATTAATGGGATGGATCTCGATAAAGGCTGTTTTATTTTTAATTGTGACAATGAATCAGGAAATAAAGTACTTGTCCTTGATCGCCTGAACAAAAATGATTCCGTTTATTGGAAAAATCGTTTTTTAAATATCGAGCAGACAACAAGTAGTCGTTTTTATACAGAAGGCTTTGTTGAAATTTGTACAGATTATATTAAACAAAAAGAAGATTCTCTTCATGAAAAATCTAATTTTGTAAAAGCAACGAGTGAATATCTTGCAGCAGAAGAATCATTAGATATTCAAAGCTTTGCTGAATCAACGCTTTTGCAACCAGCGAAGCAAGCAGAATTTAAGACAATAGTTGAGAATTTTGAACGCGAAAATAATATACGCTTTCCAGAAACATTTGAATTAGACGAAGAGCGAGCTGAAAAACTAGCAAAAAAAATGCGTAAAACGGTTAAGCTAGGAAAGAATATGGCTCTTGTTATCAAGGACTTAGAGCATTTGGAGGAAAGCGATATTGTTCAAGGTTATGATCAAGAAAAAGGAAAGAACTACATGATCGTTTATTATGATTAA
- a CDS encoding MGMT family protein — MPTEAFIQAVHQTVKKIPKGKVTTYGQIAYMINHPKNARLVGNVLHRINPKLNLPCHRVVNHSGRLVPGWNEQQALLQKEGVLFKSNGNVDLRRYFWQG, encoded by the coding sequence ATGCCAACAGAAGCTTTTATCCAAGCTGTCCATCAAACAGTAAAAAAGATTCCTAAGGGAAAAGTAACAACTTATGGACAAATTGCCTATATGATTAATCATCCTAAAAATGCTCGTTTAGTGGGAAATGTTTTACATCGTATAAATCCTAAGCTTAACCTACCCTGCCACCGAGTTGTTAATCATTCTGGACGACTTGTTCCTGGCTGGAATGAGCAACAAGCCCTGCTTCAAAAAGAAGGTGTTTTGTTTAAGTCAAATGGGAATGTAGATCTTAGACGTTACTTTTGGCAGGGATAG
- a CDS encoding transposase: MRKDTFIQRKNYSIEFKRQAVSLILVDMQPVRLVSKQLEVHENTLYRWVAEYEQYLVIFLNSFIVSDSLSSS, encoded by the coding sequence TTGAGAAAGGACACTTTTATACAACGAAAAAACTACTCCATAGAATTTAAACGACAGGCTGTTAGCCTGATCTTGGTAGATATGCAACCCGTAAGATTGGTTTCTAAACAACTAGAAGTACATGAGAACACGCTTTATCGCTGGGTAGCGGAGTATGAACAATACCTAGTAATTTTTCTGAATTCTTTTATCGTGTCAGATAGCCTGTCTTCTTCCTGA
- a CDS encoding ABC transporter permease, producing the protein MKNMWDNVKMQLFYQWKANYFIILFLFVLVLCGFSSYAQYSALHQKEADFDRTMEVYKKDGITLKQALSEELEVKKNGNSEEISNILKYDYYRVIAAKVALNPLNAPNQIFTSIAILLLPLIFGIYSCQLANYDFKYKTAKSQLLLNGYKNFFFSKLLSILLVAIATVFITIILSIGIQYVFNAIMGVQPNTSVNYLGELPLQVVYQILVLILFGVFFFILTTVIRSTLVSIVVLFVYMLLLPNLGGYDLKNLMLLTVSKIYNTSAATMDVVSGENTNILLGYAVILLLWCSLTVLAYRWDKNRMCPKL; encoded by the coding sequence ATGAAAAATATGTGGGATAATGTGAAGATGCAGTTGTTTTATCAATGGAAGGCTAACTATTTTATCATACTGTTCCTATTTGTCCTTGTTCTGTGTGGCTTTTCTAGCTACGCACAGTATAGTGCACTTCATCAAAAAGAGGCAGATTTCGATAGAACGATGGAGGTATATAAGAAAGATGGCATTACTTTAAAACAAGCACTATCAGAGGAACTAGAGGTGAAAAAGAATGGCAATTCAGAAGAAATTAGTAACATTCTGAAATATGATTATTACCGTGTCATTGCAGCCAAGGTGGCATTAAATCCGTTAAATGCACCCAATCAAATTTTCACATCGATTGCTATTTTACTCTTACCATTGATTTTTGGTATATATAGTTGTCAACTAGCGAATTACGATTTCAAATATAAAACAGCGAAGAGTCAGTTGTTGTTGAATGGCTATAAAAACTTCTTTTTCAGCAAACTTTTATCCATCCTATTAGTTGCCATTGCGACTGTTTTCATAACCATCATACTTTCTATAGGCATTCAGTATGTATTCAATGCCATAATGGGAGTTCAGCCTAATACAAGTGTTAATTATTTAGGAGAACTGCCTTTACAGGTGGTGTATCAAATCTTAGTTTTGATTTTATTTGGCGTTTTCTTCTTTATTTTAACGACGGTGATACGCTCTACCTTGGTTAGTATTGTTGTTTTGTTCGTATACATGTTACTTTTACCTAACCTAGGGGGTTATGATTTAAAAAATTTAATGCTTCTTACGGTATCGAAAATATACAATACTTCTGCTGCTACCATGGATGTCGTATCTGGAGAGAACACAAATATCCTACTGGGATATGCAGTCATCCTTCTGTTGTGGTGCTCGCTTACAGTCCTAGCATATAGATGGGATAAAAATAGAATGTGTCCTAAACTTTGA
- a CDS encoding ATP-binding cassette domain-containing protein, producing the protein MDGRGSEMLEIINLEKTYDQKKILDGFHLKLDSNGIIFFLGKNGAGKTTFFNCIMGFENYTGDIIKPLRIAAVFDESNVYTHLNGYDNIKLLVRRALKKEESLVLLEYIDDSVLKRKVKTYSLGQKKILSILIAIFTQPEMLILDEVSNGLDYETAKQVKNLLLSYKKEMLILVCGHQFDFYNRILDEVFVIHHTSLTHVDINEFTDLESVYEKYVG; encoded by the coding sequence GTGGATGGAAGAGGTAGTGAGATGCTGGAAATTATTAATTTAGAGAAGACATATGATCAAAAAAAAATACTAGATGGCTTTCATTTAAAGCTGGATTCCAACGGCATTATTTTTTTTCTTGGCAAAAATGGCGCGGGTAAAACCACATTTTTCAACTGTATTATGGGATTTGAAAACTATACAGGTGATATTATAAAGCCGTTAAGAATTGCCGCGGTCTTTGATGAATCAAACGTATATACTCATTTAAATGGATACGATAATATAAAACTTTTGGTGAGAAGAGCTTTGAAGAAAGAAGAATCGTTAGTATTGTTGGAATACATAGATGATAGTGTGTTAAAGAGAAAAGTAAAGACTTATTCGTTAGGACAAAAAAAGATTTTGTCAATACTGATCGCCATATTTACACAACCAGAAATGCTTATATTGGATGAAGTATCCAACGGCCTAGATTACGAGACGGCAAAGCAAGTGAAAAACTTGTTGCTATCCTACAAAAAGGAAATGCTTATTTTAGTTTGTGGTCATCAGTTTGATTTTTATAATCGAATCCTGGATGAAGTGTTTGTTATTCATCATACGTCATTGACTCATGTAGATATAAATGAATTTACAGATTTGGAGAGCGTCTATGAAAAATATGTGGGATAA
- a CDS encoding lacticin RM, whose protein sequence is MAAPALQANAEENDTEAVTSQEITNFDIDATQAISEIDSVGVEEEITEDAETGSNSVMLRAAAYKNKTYSYKRGGFAAWCKDFISYKYNGTRVAENSKWQEAGYIFPNIIKKKGISNYANGSGYKDYRGTKTYKIGSPTPWGDISVAQFDRSDYYRVKSNGSGYLK, encoded by the coding sequence GTGGCGGCACCAGCTCTACAAGCGAATGCGGAAGAAAATGATACGGAGGCAGTCACATCACAAGAAATTACGAATTTTGATATTGATGCAACACAAGCTATTTCTGAAATTGATAGTGTTGGAGTAGAGGAAGAAATAACAGAAGATGCAGAAACGGGTTCCAATAGTGTCATGTTGCGAGCAGCAGCATACAAAAATAAAACATATTCTTATAAAAGAGGTGGGTTTGCTGCGTGGTGTAAGGATTTCATTAGTTACAAATACAATGGAACGAGGGTAGCAGAAAATAGTAAGTGGCAAGAAGCAGGGTATATTTTCCCGAATATCATTAAGAAAAAGGGCATTTCAAACTATGCAAATGGTTCAGGATATAAAGATTATCGAGGAACTAAAACCTATAAAATTGGATCACCAACGCCGTGGGGCGATATTTCAGTCGCTCAATTCGATAGATCCGATTACTACAGAGTGAAGTCTAATGGTTCAGGATATTTAAAATAA
- a CDS encoding Rpn family recombination-promoting nuclease/putative transposase: MTVDPKKSGAKYSALYPTYGINIVDFHLFKEDNALLHHYTLYEQELQQVLTNTENKALFNLTFFELKKHPTEKTKRHVKYWLDYFNLGKVDGEAPEYIQEASEIIAYQNLAKEEREMVDVLEKAREDYKASIEYAEEKGREEEKHWLAKQLLADRMSLEIVQRYTGLDIETLKHLDKKTKDK, from the coding sequence ATGACCGTAGATCCCAAGAAATCGGGAGCTAAATATAGTGCGCTCTATCCAACCTACGGCATTAATATAGTCGACTTTCATTTATTTAAAGAGGATAATGCTTTACTTCATCACTATACCCTTTATGAACAAGAACTACAGCAAGTCTTGACCAATACTGAGAATAAAGCTTTATTCAATCTTACCTTTTTTGAGCTTAAAAAACATCCGACTGAAAAAACGAAACGGCATGTAAAATATTGGTTAGACTATTTTAATCTGGGTAAAGTAGATGGGGAAGCACCAGAATATATTCAAGAAGCCAGCGAAATCATTGCTTATCAAAACTTAGCGAAGGAGGAACGCGAGATGGTAGATGTGCTAGAGAAAGCAAGAGAAGATTATAAAGCATCAATTGAATATGCTGAAGAAAAAGGCCGAGAAGAAGAAAAACATTGGTTAGCTAAACAATTATTAGCAGATCGTATGTCACTTGAAATCGTTCAGCGTTATACAGGGCTAGATATAGAAACGCTAAAACACTTAGATAAAAAGACAAAAGACAAGTAA
- a CDS encoding PD-(D/E)XK nuclease family transposase: MAEQRWTAKNDLLFKKVFASPKWRHILIGFIQDILNLDVEDVTIDNPYSIETFYKASKEENKLFYTEVDVLARLADGTLVTIEIQVNPQSYFKERALYYLADKYVSNYGR; encoded by the coding sequence ATGGCAGAACAGAGATGGACAGCTAAAAATGATTTGTTATTTAAAAAAGTCTTCGCCAGCCCCAAATGGCGTCACATTCTGATTGGTTTTATTCAAGACATCTTGAACTTAGACGTAGAAGATGTGACGATTGATAATCCATATAGCATCGAAACTTTTTACAAAGCCTCCAAAGAAGAGAACAAATTATTTTATACGGAAGTGGATGTGTTGGCTCGACTAGCAGATGGAACGCTTGTGACAATTGAAATTCAAGTCAATCCTCAAAGCTATTTTAAAGAGCGTGCTTTATATTATCTAGCAGACAAGTACGTGTCAAATTATGGACGATGA
- a CDS encoding cell surface protein, with translation MKLKKEKLLKVMSPVLIGSLIFTPVAPAVSVLANSNNKVETSNVTEKGEENNLSQKLIDKVDSLIVIKDQLFYISEENLAKLTLKEQKQIRQSIQEVNASIIESLQSSYITVNSSQKTITTSVSGNPTSLFQTKKSPYVAVYYKWWGAQIQFSHKAVNDLNDYLAIGGIVGGLGAAKGISKFLAKNGLKLAAKFLGPISLFGSGVAWAMSKVDRGRGVSLNCVMYVPATITAR, from the coding sequence ATGAAACTAAAAAAAGAAAAGTTATTAAAAGTTATGTCCCCAGTTTTAATTGGTAGTCTGATTTTTACACCAGTGGCTCCTGCAGTATCTGTTTTGGCTAATTCTAATAATAAGGTAGAAACATCTAATGTGACTGAAAAGGGAGAAGAAAATAACCTTTCCCAAAAGTTAATTGATAAAGTGGATTCCCTAATAGTCATAAAAGATCAACTTTTCTATATCTCAGAAGAAAATTTAGCTAAATTAACATTAAAAGAGCAAAAACAAATAAGACAATCAATTCAAGAGGTTAATGCCAGTATTATAGAATCTCTACAAAGTTCCTACATAACAGTTAATTCTTCTCAAAAAACCATTACAACTTCTGTATCTGGAAATCCGACATCTTTATTCCAAACGAAAAAATCACCTTATGTAGCTGTTTACTATAAATGGTGGGGAGCACAAATTCAATTTTCACATAAAGCAGTCAATGATTTAAACGATTATCTAGCGATTGGTGGTATTGTTGGCGGATTAGGTGCAGCAAAAGGGATTAGTAAATTTTTAGCTAAAAATGGATTAAAACTTGCTGCCAAATTTTTAGGCCCTATTAGTTTATTTGGAAGTGGAGTTGCTTGGGCTATGAGTAAAGTAGATAGAGGAAGAGGCGTTAGCTTGAATTGTGTTATGTATGTTCCAGCTACGATCACAGCTCGATAA
- a CDS encoding recombinase family protein, whose protein sequence is MEKIGYIRVSSSEQNIERQVQQLSTCQKVFIDKMSGKTKERPELEKMLTYIRKGDLVIVTELDRLGRNNQDLTTIMDQIKQKGATLEVLNLPQLNGIQDENLRLLLNNLILELYKYQAESERKRIIERQQQGIQLAKVAGKYKGRKPKYTEKSENLQHAFYLLQQGCSEAEAARKAGMSRSTFRRYREKYFLT, encoded by the coding sequence ATGGAAAAAATTGGATATATACGAGTAAGCTCTAGTGAACAAAATATTGAAAGACAAGTCCAACAACTTTCCACTTGTCAAAAAGTATTCATTGATAAAATGAGTGGAAAAACAAAAGAACGACCAGAATTAGAAAAAATGTTAACGTATATTCGTAAAGGTGATCTGGTCATTGTTACAGAATTAGATCGTCTTGGAAGAAATAATCAGGATTTAACGACGATCATGGATCAGATAAAACAAAAAGGTGCGACATTGGAAGTATTAAATTTGCCACAATTAAATGGGATCCAAGATGAGAATTTACGGTTACTATTAAATAATTTAATTTTAGAATTGTATAAGTATCAAGCAGAGTCTGAGAGAAAGCGAATTATTGAACGTCAGCAACAAGGCATTCAATTAGCCAAAGTGGCAGGTAAGTATAAGGGAAGAAAACCAAAATACACAGAAAAAAGTGAAAATCTACAACATGCCTTTTATTTGTTGCAGCAGGGATGTAGTGAAGCAGAAGCAGCGAGGAAAGCCGGAATGAGTCGTTCTACATTTAGACGCTATCGAGAGAAGTATTTTTTAACGTGA
- a CDS encoding ATP-binding protein: MMVKKHPFDNNYFIGYISHVSPQFVKVHFPSSTLLNKTIFSGEEFNGGLVGNFVTIEAENDGFIGKISEINLPEKERLALSEKSFQNSDFHPTATIEVLLSFDYFDGKAKHTLNAFPNIGAKVFVCPSGFIEKYVKNFGQKDSKEVPYVNLGCLTSNLDTEVCVSQQALFNRHCAIVGTTGGGKSYTIAKLIDNMVNNKSKVILLDPTGEYSVIEKGVQSVTMGEGAFFPYQKLTKEDLFFLIKPSEGVQKPKLLEAIRSLKAVKIYQENNDVATSRPFLAPFVNNGLIVKPNNSIKLYEKYMKENFSEIETTNLELDILQLGNQVLKECIYPTDFTDHKKFGKPYENNANFCYGMVSRIHNLVNTKIYNDAFNFSDEKQDEQSLTEIIKQFIAEEQQGNFILRIGFESIGYEFQAREILANAIGRYLLKLAREKHFKDNPIVLILDEAHQFLNKIVVDDFFQSTALSSFEQISKESRKFGLFLCIATQMPRDIPAGTLSQMGTFIVHRLINYNDKEAIRQSCSSANSEILSYLPVLGEGEAILTGVDFSMPLSIKISKPSVPPDSSTPMFKI, encoded by the coding sequence ATGATGGTTAAGAAGCACCCATTTGACAACAATTATTTTATCGGTTATATCAGCCATGTAAGTCCTCAATTTGTAAAAGTACATTTTCCATCATCCACTTTACTAAATAAAACAATTTTTTCTGGAGAAGAATTTAATGGTGGGCTAGTAGGAAATTTTGTTACTATCGAAGCCGAAAATGATGGATTTATTGGTAAAATTTCTGAAATTAACTTACCCGAGAAAGAGAGGCTAGCTTTATCAGAAAAGTCATTTCAAAATTCGGATTTTCATCCGACAGCAACAATCGAGGTGTTACTGTCATTTGATTATTTTGATGGAAAAGCCAAACATACATTAAATGCCTTTCCTAATATAGGGGCAAAAGTATTTGTATGTCCAAGTGGTTTTATCGAAAAGTATGTTAAAAATTTTGGGCAAAAAGATAGTAAAGAAGTTCCTTATGTTAATTTAGGATGTTTAACTTCAAATTTAGATACGGAAGTATGTGTAAGTCAACAAGCTCTTTTTAATCGACATTGCGCTATTGTTGGGACAACAGGCGGAGGGAAGAGCTATACAATAGCAAAACTCATTGATAATATGGTGAATAATAAGTCTAAAGTTATTTTATTAGATCCTACTGGAGAATATTCGGTGATTGAAAAAGGTGTTCAATCAGTTACCATGGGAGAAGGTGCTTTTTTCCCATATCAGAAGTTAACAAAGGAGGACTTATTCTTTTTAATAAAACCGTCTGAAGGGGTTCAGAAACCCAAATTGTTAGAAGCGATACGTTCTTTAAAAGCTGTTAAAATTTATCAAGAAAATAATGATGTTGCAACGAGTCGTCCTTTTTTGGCTCCGTTTGTTAATAATGGGTTAATAGTCAAACCAAATAATAGTATCAAATTATATGAGAAGTATATGAAAGAAAACTTTAGTGAAATTGAAACTACAAATTTAGAATTAGATATCTTACAATTAGGGAATCAAGTACTTAAGGAATGTATATATCCAACCGATTTTACAGATCATAAAAAATTTGGTAAACCTTATGAAAATAATGCTAATTTTTGTTATGGGATGGTTAGTAGAATACATAATTTAGTAAATACAAAAATATATAATGATGCCTTTAATTTTAGTGATGAAAAGCAAGACGAGCAAAGTCTAACGGAAATTATTAAGCAATTTATCGCTGAAGAACAACAGGGAAATTTTATTTTGAGGATAGGCTTTGAGAGTATAGGCTATGAGTTCCAAGCACGTGAAATTTTAGCTAATGCCATTGGTAGATATCTTCTTAAATTAGCACGAGAAAAACATTTTAAAGACAATCCGATAGTGCTAATATTAGATGAAGCGCATCAATTTCTAAATAAAATAGTTGTGGATGATTTCTTTCAATCTACAGCCCTTAGTTCCTTTGAGCAAATATCAAAAGAAAGTCGGAAATTTGGTTTGTTTCTATGTATAGCAACACAGATGCCTAGAGATATTCCAGCTGGAACATTATCACAGATGGGAACATTTATAGTGCATAGACTTATAAATTATAATGATAAAGAAGCAATCCGACAATCTTGTTCTTCTGCCAATTCGGAAATCTTATCCTATTTGCCTGTACTTGGTGAGGGAGAAGCTATTTTAACAGGAGTAGATTTTTCAATGCCTTTGAGTATTAAAATTTCGAAACCAAGTGTTCCTCCAGATTCAAGCACACCTATGTTTAAAATTTAA